One segment of Labrus mixtus chromosome 10, fLabMix1.1, whole genome shotgun sequence DNA contains the following:
- the yif1a gene encoding protein YIF1A gives MDLPHHGYRATKQRARAAPPTADSVLFEDTSSAAPAMNSQGYYTPGYNVGVPPNDMQGATGADNLFTDPMANAAMMYGSSLANQGKDMVNKELSRFMAVNKLKYFFAVDTRYVMKKLMILMFPYTHQDWEVRYHRDTPLPPRQDVNAPDLYIPTMAFITYILLAGIALGIQKRFSPEVLGLCASTALVWMIIEVLVMLLSLYLLTVHSDLTTFDLIAYSGYKYVGMIVTVLSGLLFGSDGYYVALAWSSCALVVFIVRSLKMKILTSLSSDSMGTGSSAKPQFRLYITVATAIFQPIIIYWLTSHLVR, from the exons ATGGACCTGCCACACCACGGGTACCGAGCAA ctaaacagAGAGCTCGTGCAGCTCCCCCAACAGCAGATTCTGTCCTGTTTGAAGACACCAGCTCTGCAGCACCAGCAATGAACAGTCAAGGATATTACACTCCAGGGTACAATGTGGGAGTGCCTCCAAATGACATGCAAGGAGCTACTGGGGCGGACAATCTGTTTACAGACCCAATGGCCAATGCTGCAATGATGTACGGCTCCTCATTAGCCAACCAAGGAAAGGATATGGTCAACAAAGag CTCAGCAGATTTATGGCTGTGaacaagctgaaatacttcttcgCTGTCGACACCAGATATGTAATGAAGAAACTAATGATCCTCATGTTCCCTTATACGCATCAG GATTGGGAAGTTCGGTATCACCGGGACACTCCATTGCCTCCTAGACAGGATGTAAATGCACCTGATCTTTACATACCAA cGATGGCTTTCATCACCTACATTTTACTCGCTGGAATAGCTCTTGGCATTCAAAAGAG GTTCAGTCCAGAGGTTCTTGGACTGTGTGCCAGCACTGCCCTCGTGTGGATGATCATCGAGGTGTTGGTGATGTTGTTGAGTTTGTACCTCCTGACGGTACACAGCGACCTCACCACCTTCGACCTTATTGCCTACAGCGGATACAAATATGTTGG GATGATCGTCACAGTGTTGAGTGGCTTACTGTTTGGCAGTGATGGTTACTATGTGGCCCTTGCCTGGTCCTCTTGTGCACTTGTGGTCTTCATT GTGCGATCTCTGAAAATGAAGATCCTTACCTCTCTCTCCTCGGACTCCATGGGAACTGGATCAAGTGCCAAACCTCAATTTCGCCTTTATATCACTGTGGCTACTGCAATCTTTCAGCCAATCATCATATACTGGTTAACCTCTCACTTGGTCAGGTGA
- the fosl1a gene encoding fos-related antigen 1a isoform X2, translating to MYRNFGNQGRGNPAYTGNVSGSNSTSLGSTSTTQQEQFTMAGSSQFVPSLNAITTNQDLQWLVQPSLVHSPGPSRSPAPPYPTLSGARPLGPPPSHSHFLRPGVIRAAANMIGSTRRRNDDHLSREEMERRRVRRERNKLAAAKCRNRRRELTDTLQNETDQLEDEKSRLKKEIADLQKEKDKLELVLEAHRPICKIEDSDSDSDPHPSISSFGGIKMEPEDSIRPGPSTKMSTKMEKPKPKITIPSRPLASSSSHAVTESESLHTPVLTSTPSLTPFTASMVFTYPSAPLDTNASISSHGASHQGNVPQSRAPEPCGIAHRRSSSSGDQSDHSLHSPTILTL from the exons ATGTACCGAAACTTTGGGAATCAAGGACGAGGCAACCCGGCGTACACAGGCAACGTCTCCGGGTCGAACTCCACATCCCTGGGTAGCACGAGCACCACACAACAGGAGCAG TTTACAATGGCTGGCAGCAGTCAGTTTGTACCCAGCCTCAATGCCATCACAACCAACCAGGATCTCCAGTGGCTGGTTCAGCCCTCTCTTGTGCACTCACCTGGTCCTTCAAGATCTCCAGCACCGCCTTACCCAACCCTCTCAGGGGCTCGCCCCCTTGGGCCACCACCTTCACACTCACATTTCCTCAGACCGGGGGTCATAAGAGCTGCTGCAAACATGATTGGTTCAACAAGGCGCAGAAATGACGACCAT TTGTCCCgtgaagagatggagagacgtAGAGTAAGGAGGGAGCGGAATAAACTGGCTGCAGCAAAATGTCGAAATCGCCGTCGGGAGCTTACGGACACACTGCAAAAT GAGACTGACCAGCTGGAGGATGAAAAGTCCCGTTTAAAGAAGGAAATCGCTGATCTCCAAAAGGAAAAAGACAAGCTCGAGCTGGTGTTGGAGGCTCACCGTCCCATTTGTAAAATCGAGGACTCTGATTCAGATTCTGACCCTCATCCATCTATTTCCTCTTTTGGAGGCATCAAGATGGAGCCCGAGGACTCCATTAGACCTGGACCCTCAActaaaatgtcaacaaagatGGAGAAGCCCAAACCGAAGATAACCATACCCAGCAGGCCGTTAGCATCGTCTTCCTCTCATGCTGTCACTGAATCTGAGTCGCTCCACACCCCAGTCCTCACATCCACGCCTTCTCTCACCCCCTTCACAGCCAGCATGGTTTTCACTTATCCCTCCGCCCCCCTGGACACCAACGCCTCCATCTCCTCCCACGGTGCATCCCATCAGGGAAATGTCCCTCAGTCTCGCGCTCCAGAGCCCTGTGGGATTGCTCACCGCCGCAGCAGCAGTAGTGGGGACCAATCAGATCACTCCCTGCATTCCCCGACCATCCTCACCCTGTGA
- the ccdc85b gene encoding coiled-coil domain-containing protein 85B, whose protein sequence is MGSEGEVINRELSKISDEDLLACSKEELVSRLRKEESDKISALIQRGRLIKEVNKQLQGHLLEIRELKVINQRLQEENVELRDLCCFLDDDRLKVKKLAREWQLFGHHAAKVMREDLGGYLKKLADLERMQDGLVKENLDLKELCLVLEEECVSRSDSSPGGSTELNLPCMVARDLGDGSSSTGSVGSPDQLHLVCSPDD, encoded by the coding sequence ATGGGTAGCGAAGGTGAGGTCATAAATCGAGAACTGTCGAAGATTTCAGATGAAGATTTGCTCGCGTGCTCCAAAGAGGAGCTGGTGAGCCGGCTGCGTAAAGAGGAATCAGATAAAATATCAGCTCTCATCCAGCGAGGACGCCTGATAAAAGAGGTGAATAAACAGCTGCAGGGACACCTCCTCGAAATCAGGGAACTCAAAGTCATCAATCAGcgcctgcaggaggagaacgTGGAGCTGCGGGACCTGTGCTGCTTCCTAGACGACGACCGGCTCAAAGTGAAGAAGCTGGCCCGGGAATGGCAGCTGTTCGGGCATCACGCCGCCAAAGTGATGCGGGAGGACCTGGGCGGATACTTGAAAAAGCTCGCCGACCTGGAGCGCATGCAGGACGGGCTGGTGAAGGAGAACCTGGACCTGAAGGAGCTGTGCCTGGTCctggaggaggagtgtgtgagcCGGAGTGACTCCAGCCCCGGGGGATCCACCGAGCTCAACCTGCCCTGCATGGTGGCCCGGGACCTGGGGGATGGGAGCTCCAGCACGGGCAGCGTGGGAAGCCCTGACCAGCTCCACCTGGTGTGCTCACCTGATGACTGA
- the fosl1a gene encoding fos-related antigen 1a isoform X1 encodes MYRNFGNQGRGNPAYTGNVSGSNSTSLGSTSTTQQEQKFTMAGSSQFVPSLNAITTNQDLQWLVQPSLVHSPGPSRSPAPPYPTLSGARPLGPPPSHSHFLRPGVIRAAANMIGSTRRRNDDHLSREEMERRRVRRERNKLAAAKCRNRRRELTDTLQNETDQLEDEKSRLKKEIADLQKEKDKLELVLEAHRPICKIEDSDSDSDPHPSISSFGGIKMEPEDSIRPGPSTKMSTKMEKPKPKITIPSRPLASSSSHAVTESESLHTPVLTSTPSLTPFTASMVFTYPSAPLDTNASISSHGASHQGNVPQSRAPEPCGIAHRRSSSSGDQSDHSLHSPTILTL; translated from the exons ATGTACCGAAACTTTGGGAATCAAGGACGAGGCAACCCGGCGTACACAGGCAACGTCTCCGGGTCGAACTCCACATCCCTGGGTAGCACGAGCACCACACAACAGGAGCAG AAGTTTACAATGGCTGGCAGCAGTCAGTTTGTACCCAGCCTCAATGCCATCACAACCAACCAGGATCTCCAGTGGCTGGTTCAGCCCTCTCTTGTGCACTCACCTGGTCCTTCAAGATCTCCAGCACCGCCTTACCCAACCCTCTCAGGGGCTCGCCCCCTTGGGCCACCACCTTCACACTCACATTTCCTCAGACCGGGGGTCATAAGAGCTGCTGCAAACATGATTGGTTCAACAAGGCGCAGAAATGACGACCAT TTGTCCCgtgaagagatggagagacgtAGAGTAAGGAGGGAGCGGAATAAACTGGCTGCAGCAAAATGTCGAAATCGCCGTCGGGAGCTTACGGACACACTGCAAAAT GAGACTGACCAGCTGGAGGATGAAAAGTCCCGTTTAAAGAAGGAAATCGCTGATCTCCAAAAGGAAAAAGACAAGCTCGAGCTGGTGTTGGAGGCTCACCGTCCCATTTGTAAAATCGAGGACTCTGATTCAGATTCTGACCCTCATCCATCTATTTCCTCTTTTGGAGGCATCAAGATGGAGCCCGAGGACTCCATTAGACCTGGACCCTCAActaaaatgtcaacaaagatGGAGAAGCCCAAACCGAAGATAACCATACCCAGCAGGCCGTTAGCATCGTCTTCCTCTCATGCTGTCACTGAATCTGAGTCGCTCCACACCCCAGTCCTCACATCCACGCCTTCTCTCACCCCCTTCACAGCCAGCATGGTTTTCACTTATCCCTCCGCCCCCCTGGACACCAACGCCTCCATCTCCTCCCACGGTGCATCCCATCAGGGAAATGTCCCTCAGTCTCGCGCTCCAGAGCCCTGTGGGATTGCTCACCGCCGCAGCAGCAGTAGTGGGGACCAATCAGATCACTCCCTGCATTCCCCGACCATCCTCACCCTGTGA